A genomic region of Oenanthe melanoleuca isolate GR-GAL-2019-014 chromosome 25, OMel1.0, whole genome shotgun sequence contains the following coding sequences:
- the NES gene encoding nestin isoform X1: protein MLSTESLAGPRALGEESLQMWDLNKRLEAYLARVKFLEEENEVLRAEIQSAKGSPAGESRRVKYEQELRALRDALDRAFSEKCTAELARDNLYEEVQQVKSRCQKEQAAREEAKKQLCLSRKELEEERRAQIWLKERAVQLEKEVEALLEVHEEEKAGLDQEIASFSHSLESFRCAPAAFQPLEVEDYSKRLSEIWKGAVETYKTEVSQLEGSLCQAKENLWKAVEDNQQSQLQLQHLQKDLAGLRARKELLEESLAQQWQEQRGEAEKFQLAMEALEQEQQSLRVQIARVLEDRQQLMHLKMSLSLEVATYRTLLEAESSRLQVPAGELRLSSGVRDLKLEVSKLGPASPESRRLLPRDHCSSPSIFPRAEGRGQLAKAQSDALTGKRQSPSARELQEISSALHGRAAGLGAPACSTPNPSQAGKAAPPLSPEPPSPSPPEQESCGAEGPAWPGGVMSQGVSRGVGDTPSDTLQPLGALPTPRLQYPAQLVSEVLEDALKAMEGDAQPKEEPTWAPRDACVPSPIFPTEAVPEGPGGEQEGSEGGDSPEAEERLGEVVLQALGVGQEDLGAWEEEEVPAVLSPRDAETEEQEGDRDLPAQTRSSWEKPEQEEDRAQTPSTEPSHPSEDEEEEERGPHSPCKENGDFQEEGTDVQGEECPHREVEAAHAVLAESHLVLLTKGHLGENFVGAEQERCGQQKMPVSEMDLAAGEQRGQELCPEQSVHEAIPAEPWPGAEGDAVGGQDTGRVEDGEGEASREVLGGEDRGAGQSPGAGEDSGWAAEGSGAAVGGDSPERESRTPEQPEDTQESSSVEQEEQKPGEEPWGQGDAGHGQEPCPEDTEGVLGPEEPDDNPSSSGKLKREEADGTVPAELEEAQEEDEEDAQRQEMSQQQTVPGAGPAAGQEQPGSVAQAEPAPPAAPRQGHGQEPAQAPEETWEQQEDDDGHGQELNEVPEEPWEAQGDDDGGDGHTQDPAQAPEEMWEGQEDDDGHTQDPAQAPEELWEQQDDDDDDGHKQELSEAPEELWEQQDDDAAAAGHTQEPAQAPEELREQQQDDDDDGHKQDPAPAPEELWEQQGDAAAAAGHTQEPAQAPEELWEQQEDDDDDGHKQELSEAPEELWEQQDDDAAAAGHTQEPAQAPEELREQQQDDDDYDDGHTQDPAQAPEEPWEGQGDDEGDDGHTQEPAQALEEPWEGQQDDDDDDGHTQEPAQALEEPWEQQDDDDDDGHKQELSEAPEEPWEQQEDDDDDGHKQHPAQAPEELWEQQGDAAASDGHTQEPAQALEEPWERQDDDDDDDGHKQHPAQALEEPWERQQDDDDDEGLSSELGKAEGSEPAALEQVPGDSVGSSEWALEELPRDPQPTGGPGRRVELEDTLPASTPLHLCEAVGAGSPKPPETQGSTETAPVTDTAQQGEGWLEEGDKPPAPTVPESPEEEPGVAVAEGAEEEEGYFMVSAPNQEVSSLEEAEISEDFEEIKVEATEGSEDGLGAAGEAPPVPEGRVHPEVLAGEADGHTEVPPEEAEMPKDEDGEGPAVPEADPSCPGATGASAGGAGEPAQGATGTESDEELEMGDTGATTLGLAGQQQEEQDEAEQPLEEFPEEGTLGSDSREQLPEASTPQLGPALGQGAFPESIPDAAELPLDAMKDSDILEIVEQALEFNQELLGAAEGGQQGPGGIELPQDAGEDSSPASSSEEQPTVQEAGMEGAVRAENGLHREASLEELAELTEEMLNGISSAAPAQEPPSPGDGTATKLGGATLRGGLGAEPGPAPPALGEDVLCPTAEQAAVCHLRAEQEFCPSGDE from the exons ATGCTGAGCACGGAGAGTTTGGCAGGGCCGAGAGCCCTGGGAGAGGAATCGCTGCAGATGTGGGACCTCAACAAGCGCCTGGAGGCGTACCTGGCCCGCGTGAAGTTCCTGGAGGAGGAGAACGAGGTGCTGCGAGCTGAAATCCAGAGCGCCAAGGGCAGCCCGGCCGGGGAGTCGCGGCGGGTGAAGTACGAGCAGGagctgcgggcgctgcgggaTGCGCTGGATCGCGCCTTCAGCGAGAAGTGCACGGCCGAGCTGGCCAGGGACAATCTCTACGAGGAGGTCCAGCAGGTGAAAAGCAGGTGCCAGAAGGAGCAGGCAGCCCGGGAAGAAGCCAAGAAGCAGCTGTGCttgagcaggaaggagctggaggaggagaggagagcgCAGATCTGGCTGAAGGAGAGGGCggtgcagctggagaaggaggtggAAGCCTTGCTGGAGGTGCACGAGGAGGAGAAAGCGGGGCTGGACCAGGAGATCGCCAGTTTCTCCCACAGCCTGGAGAGTTTCCGCTGTGCCCCCGCGGCTTTCCAGCCCCTGGAGGTGGAGGACTACTCCAAGAGGCTCTCGGAGATCTGGAAAGGGGCGGTGGAGACCTACAAGACAGAGGTGTCTCAGCTGGAGGGGTCCCTCTGCCAGGCCAAGGAGAACCTGTGGAAGGCGGTGGAGGACaaccagcagagccagctgcagctgcagcacctgcagaagGACCTGGCCGGGCTCAGAGCGcggaaggagctgctggaggagagcctggcccagcagtggcaggagcagcGCGGGGAGGCTGAAAAGTTCCAG CTGGCGATGGaagccctggagcaggagcagcagagcctgagggTGCAGATCGCCCGGGTGCTggaggacaggcagcagctgatgcACCTCAAGATGTCCCTCAGCCTGGAAGTGGCGACCTACAG GACGCTGCTGGAGGCGGAGAGCAGCCGCCTGCAGGTGCCCGCCGGGGAGCTCCGGTTGTCCAGCGGCGTGCGAG ATCTCAAACTGGAGGTGAGCAAACTGGGACCAGCGAGCCctgagagcaggaggctgctgccCCGGGaccactgcagcagcccctccatcttccccagggcagagggcagggggcAGCTGGCAAAAGCCCAAAGTGACGCCCTGACGGGCAAAAGGCAGAGCCCCAGTGCCCGGGAGCTGCAGGAAATCAGCTCAGCCCTCCACGGCAGGGCTGCGGGGCTGggagcccctgcctgctccacaCCCAACCCCTCCCAGGCAGGGAAAGCTgcccctcctctctccccagagccccccagcccttccccaccggagcaggagagctgtggggcagagggtCCCGCCTGGCCGGGGGGAGTGATGAGCCAAGGCGTGTCCAGAGGCGTGGGGGACACTCCCAGTGacaccctgcagcccctgggagccCTGCCCACCCCCAGGCTGCAGTACCCGGCCCAGCTGGTCAGCGAGGTGCTGGAGGATGCCCTCAAGGCCATGGAAGGTGATGCTCAGCCCAAAGAAGAGCCCACATGGGCCCCGCGGGATGCCTGTGTGCCCAGCCCCATTTTCCCCAcagaggctgtgccagaggggcctgggggagagcaggagggctCAGAGGGTGGTGACAGCcctgaggcagaggagaggCTTGGGGAGGTCgtgctccaggcactgggtGTGGgccaggaggatttgggagcttgggaggaagaggaggtacctgctgtgctgagcccaaGAGATGCAGAaacagaggagcaggaaggggacagggatctccctgcacagacaaggagcagctgggaaaagccagaGCAAGAGGAGGACAGGGCCCAGACCCCAAGCACAGAGCCTTCCCACCCCtcagaggatgaggaggaggaggagaggggaccccacagcccctgcaaggAGAATGGAGATTTCCAGGAGGAAGGAACAGATGTGCAAGGAGAGGAGTGTCCACACAGAGAAGTGGAAGCTGCTCATGCTGTCCTTGCAGAAAGCCACCTGGTTTTGCTCACAAAAGGTCACCTGGGAGAGAACTTTGTtggtgcagagcaggaaaggtgTGGGCAGCAGAAAATGCCCGTGAGTGAGATGGATCTGGCTGCAGGGGAGCAAagggggcaggagctgtgccctgagcagagTGTCCACGAGGCCATCCCAGCAGAGCCGTggccaggagctgaaggagatgctgtgggagggcaggacacaggcagGGTGGAGGATGGTGAGGGAGAGGccagcagggaggtgctgggaggagaggaccgaggggcaggacagagccctggggcaggagaggaCTCTGGGTGGGCAGCagaaggctctggggcagctgtgggaggTGACAGcccagagagggagagcagaaccccagagcagcctgaggacacccaggagagcagctctgtggagcaggaggagcagaaaccAGGAGAGGAGCCCTGGGGCCAGGGGGATGCTGGCCATGGCCAAGAACCCTGCCCAGAGGACACCGAGGGGGTTTTGGGGCCAGAAGAGCCAGATGACAACCCGAGCAGCTCAGGAAAGCTGAAAAGGGAGGAGGCAGATGgcacagtgccagcagagctggaggaagcccaggaagaggatgaagaagatGCCCAGAGGCAGGAGATGAGCCAGCAGCAGacagtgccaggggctgggccagcagcagggcaggagcagccggGCAGCGTGGCACAGGCTGagccagcccctccagctgcccccCGGCAAGGACACGgacaggagccagcccaggctccGGAGGAGAcgtgggagcagcaggaggatgatGATGGGCACGGACAGGAGCTGAATGAGGTTCCAGAGGAGCCCTGGGAGGCGCagggtgatgatgatggtggtgatggGCACACACAGGACCCAGCCCAGGCTCCGGAGGAGatgtgggaagggcaggaggatGATGATGGGCACACACAGGacccagcccaggctccagaggagctgtgggagcagcaggatgatgatgatgatgatgggcACAAACAGGAGCTGAGTGAggctccagaggagctgtgggagcagcaggatgatgatgctgctgctgctgggcacacacaggagccagcccaggctccagaggagctgagggagcagcagcaggatgatgatgatgatgggcACAAACAGGACCCAGCTCCggctccagaggagctgtgggaacagcagggtgatgctgctgctgctgctgggcacacacaggagccagcccaggctccagaggagctgtgggagcagcaggaggatgatgatgatgatgggcACAAACAGGAGCTGAGTGAggctccagaggagctgtgggagcagcaggatgatgatgctgctgctgctgggcacacacaggagccagcccaggctccagaggagctgagggagcagcagcaggatgatgatgattatgATGATGGGCACACACAGGacccagcccaggctccagAGGAaccctgggaagggcagggtgATGATGAAGGTGATGATGGGCACAcacaggagccagcccaggctctagaagagccctgggagggacagcaggatgatgatgatgatgatgggcacacacaggagccagcccaggctctagaagagccctgggagcagcaggatgatgatgatgatgatgggcACAAACAGGAGCTGAGTGAGGCTCCAGAGGAgccatgggagcagcaggaggatgatgatgatgatgggcACAAACAGCATCCAGCCCAggctccagaggagctgtgggagcagcagggtgatgctgctgcttctgatgggcacacacaggagccagcccaggctctAGAAGAGCCCTGGGAGCGgcaggatgatgatgatgatgatgatgggcACAAACAGCATCCAGCCCAGGCTCTAGAAGAGCCCTGGGAGCGGCAgcaggatgatgatgatgatgaggggctcagctcagagctggggaaggcagagggctcagagcctgcagcactggagcaggtgcCAGGGGACAGCGTGGGGAGCAGTGAGTGGGCACTGGAGGAGCTGCCCAGAGACCCACAGCCCACAGGGGgccctggcaggagggtggAGCTGGAGGACACGCTGCCAGCCAGCACACCCCTGCACCTCTGTGAGGCGGTGGGAGCAGGCAGCCCAAAGCCTCCAGAGACCCAGGGGAGCACGGAGACAGCACCTGTGacagacacagctcagcagggTGAAGGGTGGCTGGAGGAGGGGGACAAGCCCCCAGCCCCCACCGTGCCAGAGAGCCCCGAGGAGGAGCCAGGAGTGGCTGTGGCAGAGggtgctgaggaggaggaaggttATTTCATGGTCTCTGCTCCCAACCAAGAGGTGTCCAGCTTGGAGGAAGCTGAGATCTCTGAGGACTTTGAAGAAATCAAAGTTGAAGCAACTGAAGGCAGTGAGGATGGtctgggggctgctggagaAGCACCTCCAGTGCCAGAGGGCCGAGTGCACCCCGAGGTGCTTGCTGGGGAAGCAGATGGACACACAGAGGTGCCCCCTGAAGAAGCTGAGATGCCaaaggatgaggatggggaaggcccagctgtgcctgaagCAGATCCCAGCTGTCCTGGGGCCACGGGAGCATCAGCAGGAGGTGCAGGTGAGCCAGCCCAGGGTGCCACGGGCACTGAATCAgatgaggagctggagatgggTGACACTGGAGCAACaaccctggggctggcagggcagcagcaggaggagcaggatgaggcagagcagccactggAAGAGTTCCCAGAGGAGGGAACACTcggcagtgacagcagagagcagctccctgaggccagcacaccccagctgggccctgcactggggcagggagctTTTCCAGAGTCCATCCCTGAcgctgcagagctgccactggATGCCATGAAAGACTCAGATATCTTGGAAATAGTTGAGCAAGCCCTAGAATTcaaccaggagctgctgggggcggcagagggtgggcagcagggccctggAGGGATCGAGCTGCCCCAGGATGCAGGGGAAGACTCCTCGCCTGCCTCATCCAGCGAGGAGCAGCCCACGGTGCAGGAGGCGGGGATGGAGGGCGCGGTCCGGGCTGAGAACGGGCTGCACCGGGAGgccagcctggaggagctggctgaGCTCACCGAGGAGATGCTGAACGGCATCAGCAGCGCGGCCCCCGCCcaggagccccccagccccggaGATGGCACCGCCACCAAGCTGGGGGGTGCCACCCTGAGGGGGGGGCTTGGAGCtgagcccggccccgcgccccctgccctgggggaggatgtgctgtgccccacagccgagcaggcagcagtgtgtcACCTGAGAGCTGAACAGGAGTTCTGCCCCTCAGGGGATGAGTGA
- the NES gene encoding nestin isoform X2 encodes MLSTESLAGPRALGEESLQMWDLNKRLEAYLARVKFLEEENEVLRAEIQSAKGSPAGESRRVKYEQELRALRDALDRAFSEKCTAELARDNLYEEVQQVKSRCQKEQAAREEAKKQLCLSRKELEEERRAQIWLKERAVQLEKEVEALLEVHEEEKAGLDQEIASFSHSLESFRCAPAAFQPLEVEDYSKRLSEIWKGAVETYKTEVSQLEGSLCQAKENLWKAVEDNQQSQLQLQHLQKDLAGLRARKELLEESLAQQWQEQRGEAEKFQLAMEALEQEQQSLRVQIARVLEDRQQLMHLKMSLSLEVATYRTLLEAESSRLQVPAGELRLSSGVRDLKLEVSKLGPASPESRRLLPRDHCSSPSIFPRAEGRGQLAKAQSDALTGKRQSPSARELQEISSALHGRAAGLGAPACSTPNPSQAGKAAPPLSPEPPSPSPPEQESCGAEGPAWPGGVMSQGVSRGVGDTPSDTLQPLGALPTPRLQYPAQLVSEVLEDALKAMEGDAQPKEEPTWAPRDACVPSPIFPTEAVPEGPGGEQEGSEGGDSPEAEERLGEVVLQALGVGQEDLGAWEEEEVPAVLSPRDAETEEQEGDRDLPAQTRSSWEKPEQEEDRAQTPSTEPSHPSEDEEEEERGPHSPCKENGDFQEEGTDVQGEECPHREVEAAHAVLAESHLVLLTKGHLGENFVGAEQERCGQQKMPVSEMDLAAGEQRGQELCPEQSVHEAIPAEPWPGAEGDAVGGQDTGRVEDGEGEASREVLGGEDRGAGQSPGAGEDSGWAAEGSGAAVGGDSPERESRTPEQPEDTQESSSVEQEEQKPGEEPWGQGDAGHGQEPCPEDTEGVLGPEEPDDNPSSSGKLKREEADGTVPAELEEAQEEDEEDAQRQEMSQQQTVPGAGPAAGQEQPGSVAQAEPAPPAAPRQGHGQEPAQAPEETWEQQEDDDGHGQELNEVPEEPWEAQGDDDGGDGHTQDPAQAPEEMWEGQEDDDGHTQDPAQAPEELWEQQDDDDDDGHKQELTQAPEELREQQQDDDDDGHKQDPAPAPEELWEQQGDAAAAAGHTQEPAQAPEELWEQQEDDDDDGHKQELSEAPEELWEQQDDDAAAAGHTQEPAQAPEELREQQQDDDDYDDGHTQDPAQAPEEPWEGQGDDEGDDGHTQEPAQALEEPWEGQQDDDDDDGHTQEPAQALEEPWEQQDDDDDDGHKQELSEAPEEPWEQQEDDDDDGHKQHPAQAPEELWEQQGDAAASDGHTQEPAQALEEPWERQDDDDDDDGHKQHPAQALEEPWERQQDDDDDEGLSSELGKAEGSEPAALEQVPGDSVGSSEWALEELPRDPQPTGGPGRRVELEDTLPASTPLHLCEAVGAGSPKPPETQGSTETAPVTDTAQQGEGWLEEGDKPPAPTVPESPEEEPGVAVAEGAEEEEGYFMVSAPNQEVSSLEEAEISEDFEEIKVEATEGSEDGLGAAGEAPPVPEGRVHPEVLAGEADGHTEVPPEEAEMPKDEDGEGPAVPEADPSCPGATGASAGGAGEPAQGATGTESDEELEMGDTGATTLGLAGQQQEEQDEAEQPLEEFPEEGTLGSDSREQLPEASTPQLGPALGQGAFPESIPDAAELPLDAMKDSDILEIVEQALEFNQELLGAAEGGQQGPGGIELPQDAGEDSSPASSSEEQPTVQEAGMEGAVRAENGLHREASLEELAELTEEMLNGISSAAPAQEPPSPGDGTATKLGGATLRGGLGAEPGPAPPALGEDVLCPTAEQAAVCHLRAEQEFCPSGDE; translated from the exons ATGCTGAGCACGGAGAGTTTGGCAGGGCCGAGAGCCCTGGGAGAGGAATCGCTGCAGATGTGGGACCTCAACAAGCGCCTGGAGGCGTACCTGGCCCGCGTGAAGTTCCTGGAGGAGGAGAACGAGGTGCTGCGAGCTGAAATCCAGAGCGCCAAGGGCAGCCCGGCCGGGGAGTCGCGGCGGGTGAAGTACGAGCAGGagctgcgggcgctgcgggaTGCGCTGGATCGCGCCTTCAGCGAGAAGTGCACGGCCGAGCTGGCCAGGGACAATCTCTACGAGGAGGTCCAGCAGGTGAAAAGCAGGTGCCAGAAGGAGCAGGCAGCCCGGGAAGAAGCCAAGAAGCAGCTGTGCttgagcaggaaggagctggaggaggagaggagagcgCAGATCTGGCTGAAGGAGAGGGCggtgcagctggagaaggaggtggAAGCCTTGCTGGAGGTGCACGAGGAGGAGAAAGCGGGGCTGGACCAGGAGATCGCCAGTTTCTCCCACAGCCTGGAGAGTTTCCGCTGTGCCCCCGCGGCTTTCCAGCCCCTGGAGGTGGAGGACTACTCCAAGAGGCTCTCGGAGATCTGGAAAGGGGCGGTGGAGACCTACAAGACAGAGGTGTCTCAGCTGGAGGGGTCCCTCTGCCAGGCCAAGGAGAACCTGTGGAAGGCGGTGGAGGACaaccagcagagccagctgcagctgcagcacctgcagaagGACCTGGCCGGGCTCAGAGCGcggaaggagctgctggaggagagcctggcccagcagtggcaggagcagcGCGGGGAGGCTGAAAAGTTCCAG CTGGCGATGGaagccctggagcaggagcagcagagcctgagggTGCAGATCGCCCGGGTGCTggaggacaggcagcagctgatgcACCTCAAGATGTCCCTCAGCCTGGAAGTGGCGACCTACAG GACGCTGCTGGAGGCGGAGAGCAGCCGCCTGCAGGTGCCCGCCGGGGAGCTCCGGTTGTCCAGCGGCGTGCGAG ATCTCAAACTGGAGGTGAGCAAACTGGGACCAGCGAGCCctgagagcaggaggctgctgccCCGGGaccactgcagcagcccctccatcttccccagggcagagggcagggggcAGCTGGCAAAAGCCCAAAGTGACGCCCTGACGGGCAAAAGGCAGAGCCCCAGTGCCCGGGAGCTGCAGGAAATCAGCTCAGCCCTCCACGGCAGGGCTGCGGGGCTGggagcccctgcctgctccacaCCCAACCCCTCCCAGGCAGGGAAAGCTgcccctcctctctccccagagccccccagcccttccccaccggagcaggagagctgtggggcagagggtCCCGCCTGGCCGGGGGGAGTGATGAGCCAAGGCGTGTCCAGAGGCGTGGGGGACACTCCCAGTGacaccctgcagcccctgggagccCTGCCCACCCCCAGGCTGCAGTACCCGGCCCAGCTGGTCAGCGAGGTGCTGGAGGATGCCCTCAAGGCCATGGAAGGTGATGCTCAGCCCAAAGAAGAGCCCACATGGGCCCCGCGGGATGCCTGTGTGCCCAGCCCCATTTTCCCCAcagaggctgtgccagaggggcctgggggagagcaggagggctCAGAGGGTGGTGACAGCcctgaggcagaggagaggCTTGGGGAGGTCgtgctccaggcactgggtGTGGgccaggaggatttgggagcttgggaggaagaggaggtacctgctgtgctgagcccaaGAGATGCAGAaacagaggagcaggaaggggacagggatctccctgcacagacaaggagcagctgggaaaagccagaGCAAGAGGAGGACAGGGCCCAGACCCCAAGCACAGAGCCTTCCCACCCCtcagaggatgaggaggaggaggagaggggaccccacagcccctgcaaggAGAATGGAGATTTCCAGGAGGAAGGAACAGATGTGCAAGGAGAGGAGTGTCCACACAGAGAAGTGGAAGCTGCTCATGCTGTCCTTGCAGAAAGCCACCTGGTTTTGCTCACAAAAGGTCACCTGGGAGAGAACTTTGTtggtgcagagcaggaaaggtgTGGGCAGCAGAAAATGCCCGTGAGTGAGATGGATCTGGCTGCAGGGGAGCAAagggggcaggagctgtgccctgagcagagTGTCCACGAGGCCATCCCAGCAGAGCCGTggccaggagctgaaggagatgctgtgggagggcaggacacaggcagGGTGGAGGATGGTGAGGGAGAGGccagcagggaggtgctgggaggagaggaccgaggggcaggacagagccctggggcaggagaggaCTCTGGGTGGGCAGCagaaggctctggggcagctgtgggaggTGACAGcccagagagggagagcagaaccccagagcagcctgaggacacccaggagagcagctctgtggagcaggaggagcagaaaccAGGAGAGGAGCCCTGGGGCCAGGGGGATGCTGGCCATGGCCAAGAACCCTGCCCAGAGGACACCGAGGGGGTTTTGGGGCCAGAAGAGCCAGATGACAACCCGAGCAGCTCAGGAAAGCTGAAAAGGGAGGAGGCAGATGgcacagtgccagcagagctggaggaagcccaggaagaggatgaagaagatGCCCAGAGGCAGGAGATGAGCCAGCAGCAGacagtgccaggggctgggccagcagcagggcaggagcagccggGCAGCGTGGCACAGGCTGagccagcccctccagctgcccccCGGCAAGGACACGgacaggagccagcccaggctccGGAGGAGAcgtgggagcagcaggaggatgatGATGGGCACGGACAGGAGCTGAATGAGGTTCCAGAGGAGCCCTGGGAGGCGCagggtgatgatgatggtggtgatggGCACACACAGGACCCAGCCCAGGCTCCGGAGGAGatgtgggaagggcaggaggatGATGATGGGCACACACAGGacccagcccaggctccagaggagctgtgggagcagcaggatgatgatgatgatgatgggcACAAACAGGAGCTGA cccaggctccagaggagctgagggagcagcagcaggatgatgatgatgatgggcACAAACAGGACCCAGCTCCggctccagaggagctgtgggaacagcagggtgatgctgctgctgctgctgggcacacacaggagccagcccaggctccagaggagctgtgggagcagcaggaggatgatgatgatgatgggcACAAACAGGAGCTGAGTGAggctccagaggagctgtgggagcagcaggatgatgatgctgctgctgctgggcacacacaggagccagcccaggctccagaggagctgagggagcagcagcaggatgatgatgattatgATGATGGGCACACACAGGacccagcccaggctccagAGGAaccctgggaagggcagggtgATGATGAAGGTGATGATGGGCACAcacaggagccagcccaggctctagaagagccctgggagggacagcaggatgatgatgatgatgatgggcacacacaggagccagcccaggctctagaagagccctgggagcagcaggatgatgatgatgatgatgggcACAAACAGGAGCTGAGTGAGGCTCCAGAGGAgccatgggagcagcaggaggatgatgatgatgatgggcACAAACAGCATCCAGCCCAggctccagaggagctgtgggagcagcagggtgatgctgctgcttctgatgggcacacacaggagccagcccaggctctAGAAGAGCCCTGGGAGCGgcaggatgatgatgatgatgatgatgggcACAAACAGCATCCAGCCCAGGCTCTAGAAGAGCCCTGGGAGCGGCAgcaggatgatgatgatgatgaggggctcagctcagagctggggaaggcagagggctcagagcctgcagcactggagcaggtgcCAGGGGACAGCGTGGGGAGCAGTGAGTGGGCACTGGAGGAGCTGCCCAGAGACCCACAGCCCACAGGGGgccctggcaggagggtggAGCTGGAGGACACGCTGCCAGCCAGCACACCCCTGCACCTCTGTGAGGCGGTGGGAGCAGGCAGCCCAAAGCCTCCAGAGACCCAGGGGAGCACGGAGACAGCACCTGTGacagacacagctcagcagggTGAAGGGTGGCTGGAGGAGGGGGACAAGCCCCCAGCCCCCACCGTGCCAGAGAGCCCCGAGGAGGAGCCAGGAGTGGCTGTGGCAGAGggtgctgaggaggaggaaggttATTTCATGGTCTCTGCTCCCAACCAAGAGGTGTCCAGCTTGGAGGAAGCTGAGATCTCTGAGGACTTTGAAGAAATCAAAGTTGAAGCAACTGAAGGCAGTGAGGATGGtctgggggctgctggagaAGCACCTCCAGTGCCAGAGGGCCGAGTGCACCCCGAGGTGCTTGCTGGGGAAGCAGATGGACACACAGAGGTGCCCCCTGAAGAAGCTGAGATGCCaaaggatgaggatggggaaggcccagctgtgcctgaagCAGATCCCAGCTGTCCTGGGGCCACGGGAGCATCAGCAGGAGGTGCAGGTGAGCCAGCCCAGGGTGCCACGGGCACTGAATCAgatgaggagctggagatgggTGACACTGGAGCAACaaccctggggctggcagggcagcagcaggaggagcaggatgaggcagagcagccactggAAGAGTTCCCAGAGGAGGGAACACTcggcagtgacagcagagagcagctccctgaggccagcacaccccagctgggccctgcactggggcagggagctTTTCCAGAGTCCATCCCTGAcgctgcagagctgccactggATGCCATGAAAGACTCAGATATCTTGGAAATAGTTGAGCAAGCCCTAGAATTcaaccaggagctgctgggggcggcagagggtgggcagcagggccctggAGGGATCGAGCTGCCCCAGGATGCAGGGGAAGACTCCTCGCCTGCCTCATCCAGCGAGGAGCAGCCCACGGTGCAGGAGGCGGGGATGGAGGGCGCGGTCCGGGCTGAGAACGGGCTGCACCGGGAGgccagcctggaggagctggctgaGCTCACCGAGGAGATGCTGAACGGCATCAGCAGCGCGGCCCCCGCCcaggagccccccagccccggaGATGGCACCGCCACCAAGCTGGGGGGTGCCACCCTGAGGGGGGGGCTTGGAGCtgagcccggccccgcgccccctgccctgggggaggatgtgctgtgccccacagccgagcaggcagcagtgtgtcACCTGAGAGCTGAACAGGAGTTCTGCCCCTCAGGGGATGAGTGA